In a single window of the Anaerolineae bacterium genome:
- a CDS encoding GNAT family N-acetyltransferase, producing MIHFEKAKPQDAGKLTEISGRAFDDDIHYGAPGPGGPPGYKSSQWQSKMMRFGDYYKILADGQLIGGIIILRKKTREYEVGRIFIEPAFQNQGLGAQAFEFIWQTYPLARRWTLGTPAWNERTRHFYKKVGFVEIGQDEHQGILFEKKIGVAAKEDLTQWRQGKRPQREKLKKLSQEE from the coding sequence ATGATACACTTTGAAAAAGCAAAACCCCAAGATGCCGGAAAGCTAACCGAAATTTCGGGGCGAGCCTTTGATGACGACATCCATTATGGTGCGCCTGGACCGGGCGGCCCGCCCGGCTACAAGTCGAGCCAATGGCAGAGCAAGATGATGCGGTTTGGCGATTACTACAAAATATTGGCCGATGGTCAGCTTATTGGCGGGATCATCATCCTCCGTAAAAAGACGCGCGAGTATGAGGTGGGCCGGATTTTTATTGAGCCGGCCTTTCAAAATCAGGGCCTTGGCGCTCAAGCCTTTGAATTTATCTGGCAAACTTATCCCCTGGCCAGGCGCTGGACGTTGGGCACGCCGGCCTGGAATGAGCGCACTCGCCACTTTTACAAAAAGGTTGGGTTTGTAGAAATTGGGCAAGATGAGCACCAGGGCATTTTGTTTGAAAAGAAAATTGGCGTAGCGGCGAAAGAAGATTTAACGCAATGGCGCCAGGGAAAAAGACCGCAAAGAGAAAAATTAAAAAAGCTTTCTCAGGAGGAATAA
- a CDS encoding aldo/keto reductase: MEYRTLGRTGLAVSAIGLGTEYLNGQPAKTVISVIREAIDQGVNYFDLVFSFPDYLDNLSAALQGCREGVILTAHLGSTVKQGQYSKTRSPQKSEQFFLDLLARLGTDGVDILFLHNCDTQKDYDQLAKPRGQVELAQRLRQEGKARFIGFSGHTVSTALQAVESGVVDVLMFPINLAANAVPGKKELLRACVAHNVGVVAMKPLAGGKLLQPQRTVRMARYQMGGQALKLTKSEPITPVQCLAYVLAQAGVCAALPGCANLEQLAGVLAYGQATAAEKDFSPLLADFEQYVAGECVYCNHCLPCPEKIDIGQTMRLLDMAQQNLTAALQAAYQALPFKASHCEECGVCVERCPFGVDVTAKMKQAAALFEGVG, translated from the coding sequence ATGGAGTATCGAACTTTGGGTAGAACCGGCCTGGCCGTGAGCGCCATTGGCCTGGGCACAGAATATCTTAACGGGCAGCCGGCCAAAACGGTAATTTCCGTGATCCGGGAAGCCATTGATCAGGGGGTGAATTACTTTGACCTGGTTTTTTCCTTCCCTGATTATCTGGATAATCTGAGCGCGGCCTTGCAGGGTTGCCGTGAGGGCGTTATCCTGACCGCACATTTGGGTTCTACGGTGAAACAAGGCCAGTACAGCAAAACCCGCAGCCCGCAGAAGAGCGAGCAATTTTTTCTTGATCTGCTGGCTCGCCTGGGCACGGATGGCGTGGACATCCTGTTTTTGCATAATTGTGACACGCAGAAGGATTATGACCAATTGGCCAAACCCCGGGGACAGGTGGAACTGGCCCAACGTTTGCGGCAGGAGGGCAAAGCGCGGTTTATTGGTTTTAGCGGCCATACTGTGTCTACGGCGTTGCAGGCCGTGGAGAGCGGTGTGGTTGACGTGTTGATGTTCCCCATCAATCTGGCTGCCAATGCGGTACCGGGCAAAAAAGAGTTGCTCCGGGCTTGCGTGGCCCACAACGTGGGCGTGGTAGCCATGAAGCCTTTGGCCGGGGGTAAGTTATTACAACCCCAACGAACCGTCCGCATGGCCCGGTACCAGATGGGCGGACAGGCGCTCAAACTTACCAAATCGGAGCCGATTACGCCGGTGCAGTGCCTGGCCTATGTGCTGGCCCAGGCGGGCGTTTGCGCCGCCCTTCCCGGCTGCGCCAATTTGGAGCAATTGGCCGGAGTTCTGGCCTACGGCCAGGCCACCGCTGCAGAGAAGGACTTCTCTCCCCTGTTGGCTGATTTTGAGCAATACGTAGCGGGAGAGTGTGTGTACTGCAACCACTGCCTGCCCTGCCCGGAAAAAATTGACATTGGCCAGACCATGCGCCTGCTGGATATGGCTCAACAAAACTTAACAGCAGCGCTACAAGCGGCGTATCAAGCCCTGCCTTTCAAAGCATCCCATTGCGAGGAATGTGGCGTTTGTGTAGAGCGTTGTCCGTTTGGGGTGGATGTCACGGCCAAGATGAAACAGGCTGCGGCTTTATTTGAAGGCGTCGGCTGA